A window of Rubricoccus marinus contains these coding sequences:
- a CDS encoding zf-TFIIB domain-containing protein, producing the protein MTCPLCTAALDRTTLLASGDAPELRGFACPDGHGTFLPSDLYFAWREGREPSDASGALPASEAVGDVKQAKLCPQDGRIMRRYRTDAEGFWLDRCSTCGGVWFDGDEWDATVEAGLVERLGAIFSDAWQRNVEEALTAQRWDDKLEAEIGADDLARIDAFRAWAWEHPQRHLVFARMQERPASGAEE; encoded by the coding sequence ATGACCTGCCCCCTCTGCACCGCGGCCCTGGACCGCACCACGCTTCTCGCCTCCGGCGACGCCCCCGAGCTTCGCGGCTTCGCCTGCCCCGACGGCCACGGCACGTTCCTGCCCTCCGACCTCTACTTCGCGTGGCGCGAGGGGCGCGAGCCCTCCGACGCCAGCGGCGCGCTCCCCGCCTCGGAGGCTGTGGGCGACGTCAAGCAGGCCAAGCTGTGCCCGCAAGACGGGCGCATCATGCGCCGCTACCGGACGGACGCCGAGGGCTTCTGGCTGGACCGCTGCAGCACCTGCGGTGGCGTGTGGTTCGACGGCGACGAGTGGGACGCGACCGTCGAGGCCGGGCTCGTCGAACGCCTCGGCGCCATCTTCAGCGACGCGTGGCAGCGCAACGTGGAGGAGGCCCTCACGGCCCAACGATGGGACGACAAGCTGGAGGCCGAGATCGGCGCTGACGACCTCGCGCGCATCGACGCCTTCCGCGCGTGGGCGTGGGAGCACCCGCAGCGGCACCTCGTGTTCGCGCGCATGCAGGAACGCCCGGCCTCTGGCGCCGAGGAGTAA
- a CDS encoding TonB-dependent receptor codes for MLSLYRRLVWLFLLAAPLATAAQSPPSARIAGTLTDAASGQPLAGATVALVRAGAASERGAVTDLDGRFSLSRLDAGAYTLRATSVGYAAASRAFTLEAGETLRVDLALAPEATDLEAITVEGRSANLVGIASAASQGYVGQAQLTARPLLRVGEVLETIPGTIVTQHSGSGKANQFFLRGFNLDHGTDFAASLEGVPMNLPTHGHGQGYLDLNSLIPELIESVEFEKGPQNAAAGDFATAGRAQIRLVDRLDRGIAKGEAGADNHYEALVANSSDVGAGSVLYGVRARYYDGPWVNPENSALVSAVAKYTAGTAARGFSLTALGYRSDWDATDQIALRAVENGQVSRLGALDPSNGGETGRYTLVGEWQRGASGAARTRVRAYGAYYHLNLFSNFTYFLDNPTDGDQFEQVDRRAYGGASVTQEWFTRLFGRSSVHTIGAALRHDEIFQVGLFNTRDRQRLGTVRDDTVGETTLGAYVQNETRWTDKVRTTLGLRGDAFRFRVDSDLAANSGTETAFIASPKAGLAVGPWRGTEFYANAGLGFHSNDARGTVITVDPASGEAVDRVDPLVRTRGAEVGARTAVARGLQSTLALWTIALESELVFVGDAGGTEASDASLHYGVEVNNFYEAADWLDLSLDLAFTRSRFTEGDPGADRIENSIGRIVSGGVYAGRETGPLASVQVRHFGPRPLTGDGSIVSDATTLVNAKLGYRTRRLAVSLDVLNVLDSEDADVSYFYASRLPGEAAAGVEDVHVHPVLPRTARLTAVLRF; via the coding sequence ATGCTCTCTCTCTACCGCCGCCTTGTGTGGCTCTTTCTCCTGGCCGCGCCTCTGGCGACGGCCGCACAGTCTCCCCCGTCCGCCCGCATCGCCGGGACCCTGACCGACGCCGCCAGCGGCCAGCCTCTGGCGGGCGCGACGGTCGCGCTCGTACGCGCAGGCGCGGCCTCTGAGCGCGGCGCCGTGACCGACCTCGACGGGCGGTTCTCTCTCTCCCGCCTCGACGCAGGCGCGTACACCCTTCGCGCCACGTCGGTCGGCTACGCGGCGGCCTCCCGCGCCTTCACGCTCGAAGCGGGCGAGACGCTGCGCGTGGACCTCGCGCTCGCGCCAGAGGCCACGGACCTGGAGGCGATCACCGTTGAAGGCCGCTCGGCGAACCTCGTCGGGATCGCCAGCGCGGCGTCGCAGGGGTACGTGGGGCAGGCGCAACTCACGGCGCGGCCCCTTCTCCGCGTGGGCGAGGTGCTGGAGACGATCCCGGGCACCATCGTGACGCAGCACAGCGGCTCGGGCAAGGCCAACCAGTTCTTCCTGCGCGGCTTCAACCTGGACCACGGGACGGACTTCGCGGCGTCGCTTGAAGGCGTGCCGATGAACCTGCCGACGCACGGGCACGGGCAAGGCTACCTCGACCTCAACTCGCTCATCCCCGAACTCATCGAGTCCGTCGAGTTCGAGAAAGGGCCGCAGAACGCCGCCGCGGGCGACTTCGCGACGGCGGGCCGCGCGCAGATCCGGCTCGTGGACCGGCTGGACCGCGGCATCGCCAAGGGCGAGGCGGGCGCGGACAACCACTACGAGGCGCTCGTCGCCAACTCCTCGGACGTGGGCGCCGGGAGCGTGCTTTACGGCGTCCGCGCGCGCTACTACGATGGCCCCTGGGTGAACCCCGAGAACAGCGCTCTCGTCAGCGCCGTCGCGAAGTACACGGCCGGGACGGCCGCCAGAGGCTTCTCGCTGACCGCGCTGGGCTACCGCAGCGACTGGGACGCCACGGACCAGATCGCGCTCCGCGCGGTGGAGAACGGGCAGGTCTCCCGCCTGGGCGCGCTGGACCCGAGCAACGGCGGCGAGACCGGCCGCTACACGCTCGTCGGCGAGTGGCAGCGCGGGGCCTCTGGCGCGGCGCGGACGCGCGTACGTGCCTACGGCGCGTACTACCACCTCAACTTGTTTTCCAACTTCACCTACTTCCTGGACAACCCCACCGACGGCGACCAGTTCGAGCAGGTGGACCGGCGCGCGTACGGCGGCGCGAGCGTCACGCAGGAGTGGTTCACCCGGCTCTTCGGCCGCAGCAGCGTCCACACCATCGGCGCGGCGCTCCGGCACGACGAGATCTTCCAGGTAGGCCTGTTCAACACCCGCGACCGCCAGAGGCTCGGGACGGTCCGCGATGACACCGTGGGCGAGACGACGCTGGGCGCGTACGTCCAGAACGAGACGCGGTGGACGGACAAGGTGCGCACCACGCTCGGCCTCCGCGGTGACGCCTTCCGCTTCCGCGTGGACAGCGACCTCGCGGCCAACTCCGGAACGGAGACGGCGTTTATCGCGAGCCCCAAGGCTGGCCTCGCAGTGGGCCCCTGGCGCGGGACCGAGTTCTACGCCAACGCCGGGCTGGGCTTCCACAGCAACGACGCCAGAGGCACCGTCATCACCGTGGACCCGGCCTCTGGCGAGGCGGTGGACCGCGTGGACCCGCTCGTGCGGACGCGCGGCGCCGAGGTCGGCGCGCGGACGGCGGTCGCCAGAGGCTTGCAGTCCACGCTCGCGCTCTGGACCATCGCGCTGGAATCCGAGCTGGTCTTCGTGGGCGATGCGGGCGGGACCGAGGCCAGCGACGCGAGCCTGCACTACGGCGTGGAGGTCAACAACTTCTACGAGGCCGCGGACTGGCTGGACCTCTCGCTGGACCTCGCGTTTACGCGGTCGCGCTTTACCGAGGGCGACCCCGGCGCGGACCGCATCGAGAACTCCATCGGCCGCATCGTCAGCGGCGGCGTCTACGCCGGGCGCGAGACGGGGCCTCTGGCGAGCGTGCAGGTGCGGCACTTCGGCCCGCGCCCGCTCACCGGCGACGGGAGCATCGTCTCCGACGCGACGACGCTCGTGAACGCCAAGCTGGGCTACCGGACCCGCCGCCTCGCGGTCTCGCTGGACGTGCTCAACGTGCTCGATTCCGAGGACGCCGACGTGAGCTACTTCTACGCCTCGCGCCTGCCCGGCGAGGCGGCCGCTGGCGTGGAGGACGTGCACGTCCACCCCGTTCTGCCGCGCACGGCCCGCCTGACGGCGGTGTTGCGGTTCTAA
- a CDS encoding serine/threonine-protein kinase yields MSADLSTTLLRQRRSLEIVSEAYDVPLAEREAFLREACGEDAALRRAVDALLAVDEQSDAFLDGGMLGVLDANPPPAEDVGGYRVIGELGRGGMGVVYAAERADGTFEKTVALKLVQAAKASPETVRRFERERRVLARLDHPGIARLLDGGLTPDGRPYFIMERVDGQPLTTYADARGLDLTARLRLFLDVCDAVASAHRLLIVHRDLKPSNILVASGESQDGRDEENGPASGARGGAGAPSPQNPAAPASGADGAPRVKLLDFGIAKALDEDDEDVLTRTGGALTPAYAAPEQVGGEPITASTDVYALGVILYELLVGRRPYSFPNAAPAEVARIVREAEPTRPSDAASERGADRAPEASGVHAGATPARLRGDLDAIVLTALRKEPERRYASAAALADDLRRYLDGRPVTARGDALSYRASRFVRRHRLAVGAGGALVLALLVGVGAVLWQARETAREATRANVTLEYVLGMFEAVDPVALEGGDLTPEALLAPGLRRAAALDGQPLVQASLLEGLGRLGVSLGLFTTADSVLQRAVALRRAEQGRAHPDIGLPLTLLTRSRTAEGRYEEARAAGEEAVRLLASGGRPGALAEAQVYLAEVLYREREDDAAKALYRAAAGAGAPPATTVQALLGLAVLLDEADSLDAALPLFRRATALAQEAFGPTDPRTADAFYAHAETVARTENAEQARTLHERALAIYERAYGRGDYRTAQSLYTLAVFHDSRDPQEAERYYRAALRAYEASTLDEDHLWREYARVGLGGLLLRTDRPAEALPLVSAGAEAFATDLGADDPRTLSARAQRAAALIATGREGEGIRLLREVDAVLAASEPAGAFRLRVLERLEAALAATGRTPEARAVATRRASLGGA; encoded by the coding sequence ATGTCCGCCGACCTCTCCACGACGTTGCTCCGCCAGAGGCGCTCGCTGGAGATCGTCTCCGAGGCGTACGACGTGCCTCTGGCGGAGCGCGAGGCGTTCCTCCGCGAGGCCTGCGGCGAGGACGCCGCGTTGCGCCGCGCCGTGGACGCGCTCCTGGCCGTGGACGAGCAGTCCGACGCCTTTCTCGACGGCGGGATGCTCGGCGTGCTGGACGCCAACCCGCCGCCCGCCGAGGACGTGGGCGGCTACCGCGTGATCGGCGAGCTCGGCCGCGGCGGCATGGGCGTGGTCTACGCCGCCGAGCGCGCCGACGGCACCTTCGAGAAAACCGTCGCGCTCAAGCTCGTGCAGGCCGCCAAAGCCTCGCCCGAGACCGTCCGCCGCTTTGAGCGCGAGCGCCGCGTGCTCGCGCGGCTGGACCACCCCGGCATCGCGCGGCTGCTCGACGGCGGCCTCACGCCCGACGGCCGCCCGTACTTCATCATGGAGCGCGTGGACGGCCAGCCGCTCACCACCTACGCCGACGCCAGAGGCCTGGACCTCACCGCCCGCCTCCGCCTCTTCCTCGACGTGTGCGACGCCGTCGCGAGCGCGCACCGCCTCCTCATCGTCCACCGGGACCTCAAGCCGAGCAACATCCTCGTGGCCTCTGGCGAGAGCCAGGACGGGAGAGACGAAGAGAACGGTCCGGCCTCTGGCGCCAGAGGCGGGGCAGGCGCGCCCAGCCCTCAGAACCCGGCGGCCCCTGCTTCCGGCGCCGACGGCGCCCCTCGCGTCAAACTCCTCGACTTCGGCATCGCGAAGGCGTTGGACGAGGACGACGAGGACGTGCTGACCCGCACCGGCGGCGCGCTCACGCCGGCCTACGCCGCGCCGGAACAGGTGGGCGGCGAGCCCATCACGGCCTCGACGGATGTGTACGCGCTGGGCGTGATCCTCTACGAGTTGCTGGTCGGGCGGCGGCCGTACTCGTTCCCCAACGCGGCCCCTGCTGAGGTGGCGCGCATCGTGCGCGAGGCCGAGCCGACGCGCCCGAGCGACGCCGCTTCGGAGCGCGGCGCGGACCGCGCGCCAGAGGCCTCTGGCGTGCATGCGGGGGCGACGCCCGCCCGCCTCCGCGGCGACCTCGACGCTATCGTCCTGACCGCGCTCCGCAAGGAGCCCGAGCGCCGCTACGCGTCGGCCGCGGCACTCGCCGACGACCTCCGCCGCTATCTGGACGGCCGGCCGGTAACGGCCCGTGGGGACGCGCTGAGCTACCGCGCCTCGCGGTTCGTGCGGCGGCACCGGCTCGCCGTGGGAGCCGGGGGCGCGCTCGTGCTCGCGCTCCTCGTGGGCGTGGGCGCAGTCCTCTGGCAGGCGCGCGAGACGGCGCGGGAGGCCACGCGCGCGAACGTGACGCTGGAGTACGTGCTGGGCATGTTCGAGGCCGTGGACCCGGTCGCGCTGGAGGGCGGGGACCTCACGCCAGAGGCCCTCCTCGCTCCAGGGCTCCGCCGCGCGGCCGCGCTCGACGGCCAGCCGCTCGTCCAGGCGTCGCTGCTCGAAGGGCTCGGACGCCTCGGCGTCAGCCTGGGCCTGTTCACCACCGCCGATTCCGTGCTCCAGCGCGCCGTCGCGCTCCGCCGCGCCGAGCAGGGCCGCGCGCACCCGGACATCGGGCTGCCGCTTACGCTCCTCACGCGCTCGCGCACCGCCGAAGGCCGCTACGAGGAGGCCCGCGCCGCGGGCGAAGAAGCCGTCCGGCTCCTGGCCTCTGGCGGGCGCCCGGGTGCACTCGCCGAGGCGCAGGTGTACCTCGCCGAGGTGCTCTACCGCGAGCGCGAGGACGACGCCGCGAAGGCGCTCTACCGCGCCGCCGCGGGCGCTGGCGCACCTCCCGCTACGACCGTGCAGGCGCTGCTCGGCTTGGCCGTTTTGCTCGACGAAGCCGACAGCCTGGACGCCGCGCTCCCGCTGTTCCGCCGCGCCACCGCGCTCGCGCAAGAGGCCTTCGGCCCCACCGATCCCCGCACCGCCGACGCGTTCTACGCCCACGCCGAAACCGTCGCCCGGACCGAGAACGCCGAGCAGGCGCGCACCCTCCACGAGCGGGCGCTGGCCATCTACGAGCGGGCCTACGGACGCGGCGACTACCGCACGGCGCAAAGCCTGTACACCCTCGCCGTTTTCCACGACTCGCGCGATCCGCAAGAGGCCGAGCGCTACTACCGCGCCGCGCTCCGCGCCTACGAGGCCTCCACGCTGGACGAGGACCACCTCTGGCGCGAGTACGCCCGCGTCGGGCTGGGAGGCCTGCTCCTGCGGACCGACCGCCCGGCGGAGGCGCTGCCGCTGGTCAGCGCCGGCGCCGAGGCGTTCGCCACCGATCTCGGCGCAGACGACCCCCGCACGCTCTCGGCCCGCGCGCAACGCGCCGCGGCGCTGATCGCGACGGGCCGGGAAGGTGAGGGCATCCGCCTCTTGCGCGAGGTCGACGCCGTGCTCGCGGCGTCGGAGCCCGCAGGAGCGTTCCGCCTCCGCGTGCTGGAGCGCCTCGAAGCCGCCCTCGCCGCGACGGGCCGCACGCCAGAGGCCCGCGCCGTGGCCACCCGCCGCGCGTCGCTGGGCGGAGCGTAG